A single genomic interval of Armigeres subalbatus isolate Guangzhou_Male chromosome 1, GZ_Asu_2, whole genome shotgun sequence harbors:
- the LOC134207407 gene encoding uncharacterized protein LOC134207407 yields the protein MDSPPGRNIAPPALNGTHPLPPGHQLPHPGENQQHTANPGAQFLRPPSLQQETQPQTQQQQHMPSIQADPIMQIRQHLQQQQSFVAPSAGSFATTAASISTRTGAAYSLNDSSVPATSITSGANTRLASNIIEFRYEPDNGVTFAAWYTRYDSLFTKDAERLDDEAKVRLLLRKLGPSEHERYVSYILPKTPREVTFESTVVKLKGLFGTAESLISRRYRCLQVIKQPGEDYKMNACRLKRLCVEFELAKMDEEQFKCLLFVCGLRSEVDSEIRTRLLTRIEENTSVTLEHISDECQRLLSIKHTAMIESSASVKALKRSNPFAKQEFKQEKGPGPATPCWNCGAMHYAKDCTYIKHRCNECGQYDHREGYCSSARKSSNSVKKEEAPFDDNQHSSSEQREEAAKICNSAVSWKSGPTTT from the coding sequence ATGGATTCACCACCAGGGAGGAACATAGCACCTCCAGCACTAAATGGTACACATCCGCTGCCACCGGGGCATCAACTACCTCATCCAGGAGAAAATCAGCAACATACGGCAAATCCAGGAGCACAGTTTCTTCGCCCTCCTTCATTGCAGCAAGAAACACAACCTCAAActcaacagcagcagcacatGCCATCCATACAAGCCGATCCGATCATGCAAATCCGGCAACATCTACAGCAACAACAATCATTTGTTGCACCATCAGCAGGAAGCTTCGCAACGACAGCAGCAAGCATTTCTACAAGAACAGGAGCAGCTTATTCACTCAACGATTCGAGCGTTCCAGCCACCAGCATCACATCCGGAGCAAATACTAGACTAGCCAGTAACATAATTGAGTTTCGTTATGAGCCGGATAATGGGGTTACGTTTGCCGCTTGGTATACGCGATATGATAGCCTATTTACAAAGGATGCAGAGCGGTTGGACGACGAGGCGAAGGTGCGGCTATTACTCAGAAAACTTGGTCCATCGGAACACGAACGCTACGTGAGCTACATCTTACCGAAGACTCCAAGGGAAGTGACGTTCGAAAGCACGGTGGTGAAGCTAAAAGGTTTATTCGGAACAGCAGAATCTCTCATCAGTCGTCGATATCGTTGTCTCCAGGTTATCAAGCAGCCGGGTGAAGATTATAAAATGAATGCATGCCGGCTCAAACGACTTTGTGTCGAATTCGAATTAGCCAAGATGGATGAGGAGCAGTTCAAATGTTTGTTATTCGTATGCGGTCTGAGATCTGAAGTAGATAGTGAAATCCGGACGAGATTATTGACTCGCATCGAAGAAAATACATCAGTGACGTTGGAACACATTTCCGACGAGTGTCAAAGACTACTTTCGATTAAGCATACAGCTATGATCGAATCGTCAGCATCCGTCAAAGCGCTTAAGCGTAGTAATCCTTTCGCGAAGCAGGAGTTCAAGCAAGAGAAAGGTCCTGGTCCAGCTACCCCCTGCTGGAATTGTGGTGCCATGCATTATGCAAAGGATTGTACCTACATCAAGCACAGGTGCAATGAATGCGGTCAATATGATCACCGGGAAGGTTATTGTTCAAGTGCAAGGAAATCTAGCAACTCggtgaaaaaagaagaagcaccATTCGATGACAACCAACACAGTTCTAGTGAGCAGCGTGAAGAAGCAGCGAAAATTTGTAACAGTGCAGTTAGCTGGAAATCCGGTCCAACTACAACTTAA